From a region of the Nisaea sediminum genome:
- a CDS encoding tetratricopeptide repeat protein: MDLTSNINKLCDSNIFEKLDDIKNIAVSIKNQNLDDYNASIYKLNSWIEDNSKNESFRFLSFCILLQHHRRFLNHDNVENLINKFSDLFSNQNLFQLYAATYKNSPNQFELIQGIRVSYKISSMHEENAFLGNAFSELVAKAIELYPEEKIFTRHMDDALTIINRSIQISPKYAKFYQTNARLLSAIGEYDLALSSAQRSIDIENSDISDYVLRIQSYASTLLEIESKKQIHILDTRIDEIDNSIKSAVQKIESEASKNRTNVVEILAFFIAVVTFVLASINTSVQFPPTEALFLIIGIGGVLSLSFSVLNIILMDNTKIFRLMTGVLIGISLLSMSLLGLQGYFPSP; the protein is encoded by the coding sequence ATGGATTTAACAAGCAACATAAATAAACTCTGTGATAGCAATATATTCGAAAAACTCGATGACATTAAAAACATCGCCGTCTCTATTAAAAATCAAAATCTTGACGATTATAATGCTTCAATTTATAAATTAAACTCATGGATAGAAGATAATTCAAAAAATGAATCATTTCGATTCCTATCATTTTGCATATTATTACAACATCACAGACGATTTTTAAATCATGATAACGTCGAAAATTTGATAAATAAATTCTCGGATTTATTTTCAAATCAAAATCTTTTCCAGTTATATGCCGCAACATACAAAAACTCCCCGAATCAATTTGAGTTAATTCAAGGTATTCGAGTATCTTATAAAATTTCTTCGATGCATGAGGAAAATGCTTTTCTTGGAAATGCCTTTAGTGAATTAGTGGCAAAAGCGATAGAGCTATATCCTGAAGAAAAAATATTCACCAGGCATATGGATGACGCGCTAACCATAATTAATCGCTCTATTCAAATATCACCAAAATATGCGAAATTCTATCAAACCAATGCTCGCTTGTTATCTGCAATAGGCGAATACGATTTAGCTCTTTCGTCAGCTCAGAGATCAATCGATATAGAGAATAGTGATATTTCTGATTACGTATTACGAATTCAGAGTTACGCATCAACTTTACTTGAAATTGAATCAAAGAAACAGATTCATATTCTCGATACTAGGATCGATGAAATCGATAATTCGATAAAATCTGCAGTTCAAAAAATCGAAAGCGAAGCATCAAAAAACCGAACTAATGTGGTTGAAATTCTTGCTTTTTTCATCGCGGTTGTTACTTTTGTACTTGCATCCATCAATACCTCAGTACAATTTCCACCAACAGAGGCTCTATTTCTCATCATCGGTATCGGGGGCGTACTTTCGCTTTCATTCTCTGTACTAAACATAATATTGATGGACAACACAAAAATATTCCGACTAATGACTGGCGTGTTAATTGGAATTTCTCTATTATCAATGAGCTTATTGGGGCTGCAGGGATATTTTCCATCCCCCTAA
- a CDS encoding phytanoyl-CoA dioxygenase family protein: MQNEWEQEIYEFDTLGYTVIEKCLNANQINKITSFWEKNLVDFSLCDINFEWSNEWSNLIDNEKYFDILNYLFDGNFRLDHAYCADEKFLDNVEKLHHSPNPNLGLYHFYHAGKISPGLVTISISLYDIKDDQGGFICVPGSHKSYFPTPDKYFSVRNNNHLVSVPQSAGSAILFNEALLHGTRFPSSKFKRKSIFLRYCPRGLAFRKPTFKANNLPETPMHEGRREKVSQSSSSLSKRQLYLIEEMAFVRGRKNIDEL; the protein is encoded by the coding sequence ATGCAAAATGAATGGGAGCAGGAAATTTATGAATTTGATACTCTAGGATATACAGTGATAGAAAAATGCCTGAACGCCAATCAAATTAATAAAATTACGTCGTTTTGGGAGAAAAATTTAGTAGACTTTTCATTGTGCGACATAAATTTCGAATGGTCAAATGAATGGTCGAATTTAATAGATAATGAAAAATATTTCGATATTTTGAATTATTTGTTTGATGGGAATTTCCGTCTAGATCACGCCTATTGTGCGGATGAAAAGTTTCTAGATAATGTAGAGAAACTTCACCATTCTCCGAATCCGAATTTGGGTTTATACCATTTTTATCATGCCGGAAAGATCTCACCTGGTCTGGTAACAATTAGTATTTCTTTATATGATATAAAAGACGATCAAGGTGGGTTTATATGCGTGCCAGGGTCGCACAAGAGTTATTTTCCTACGCCAGATAAATATTTCTCTGTAAGGAATAACAATCACTTAGTGAGTGTGCCTCAATCAGCTGGATCAGCAATTTTATTCAATGAAGCTTTGTTGCATGGAACGCGATTTCCTTCGTCAAAGTTTAAGCGTAAAAGTATATTTCTGAGGTATTGTCCAAGAGGACTCGCTTTTCGCAAGCCTACATTTAAAGCTAATAATCTTCCGGAGACACCGATGCATGAAGGGCGGCGGGAAAAAGTATCTCAATCAAGCTCTTCATTGAGCAAAAGACAATTGTACCTTATTGAAGAAATGGCATTTGTTCGGGGTAGAAAGAATATTGATGAATTATAG
- a CDS encoding antirestriction protein ArdA, which yields MTNTYHATPYDISATGFYFSSYDDYLAKAADHRNAYGQIVEEFEIQFIDGDAFALFDALEVTQATLSAWFDQFEGLDGDEARKAIYLASHEGCAMDQILEQLEDVYLFEGTATEYAESYIKETGLLDQIPENLRFYFDVEAFARDLQLGDDIAVIEIDERSFVVQR from the coding sequence ATGACCAATACCTATCACGCGACGCCCTACGACATCTCGGCAACGGGCTTCTATTTCAGCAGCTATGACGACTATCTCGCCAAAGCGGCCGACCATCGGAATGCCTATGGTCAGATTGTCGAGGAGTTCGAGATCCAGTTTATCGACGGAGATGCTTTCGCACTCTTCGATGCCTTGGAAGTCACCCAGGCGACGCTCTCAGCTTGGTTCGACCAGTTTGAGGGCCTGGATGGCGACGAAGCACGCAAAGCCATCTATCTCGCTTCTCACGAAGGTTGCGCAATGGATCAGATTCTGGAGCAGCTGGAGGACGTCTATCTCTTCGAAGGCACTGCAACGGAATACGCTGAGAGCTATATCAAAGAAACTGGCTTGCTGGACCAGATCCCCGAGAACCTGCGTTTCTATTTCGATGTGGAGGCGTTCGCTCGCGACCTTCAGCTCGGCGATGATATCGCCGTTATCGAGAT
- a CDS encoding type IV secretory system conjugative DNA transfer family protein has product MDVFTWFVRQTLRLVWFGLMLVGTGVHRLPRSIRYLLGSQTRDTHGSARFANRRRMRKLGLFGNRGFIVGKYKGRLLRYGQGEHLLTYAPTRKGKGVGAVIPNLLDHPGSAVVMDIKGENAAITARRRRSFGRVLIFNPFNLEHSARYNPMDFIRPDHAEDDAEALADLLVIPSGHEHFDPLARATVMAMVLHVHHTHWSEPEARTLQEVRRLLAMSRDDFEEFLESTLMRSPVTAVRNAAATIQKAAPEELSSILTSASRNMGVWDKPNVEEVSCTSDLHLEDLKSEVVSIYLTIPPDALHTYYPWLRVMVGQLIAAMTRAPAKPENPVLFMLDEFPALGRMAAIEKGIGYLAGYGVSLWLVTQDLHQVATVYKGEAWKSMVANCTIRQCFGVQDADTAELVSRMLGTTTVHSHSEGYTSNVDQILGRRNENQSEAGRALLTPGEILTLEDDEMILFCKGWPVRAEKLDYREGRSFRGTWDKWPN; this is encoded by the coding sequence GTGGATGTTTTTACGTGGTTTGTCCGCCAGACACTTCGTTTGGTCTGGTTCGGACTCATGCTGGTGGGAACTGGGGTGCACCGGCTGCCTCGCTCTATCCGCTATCTCCTTGGATCGCAGACTAGGGATACGCACGGATCGGCGCGTTTTGCCAATCGCCGACGCATGCGCAAGCTAGGACTCTTCGGCAACCGCGGCTTCATCGTCGGAAAATATAAGGGCCGCCTGCTGCGCTACGGCCAGGGTGAGCACCTTCTGACTTACGCCCCGACGCGAAAGGGCAAAGGTGTTGGCGCGGTGATCCCGAACTTGTTGGATCACCCGGGCTCTGCCGTAGTGATGGATATCAAGGGAGAGAACGCGGCCATAACGGCGCGCCGGCGGCGCAGCTTCGGGCGCGTGTTAATCTTCAATCCCTTCAATCTGGAACACTCGGCCAGATACAACCCCATGGACTTCATCCGGCCGGATCACGCCGAGGATGATGCCGAGGCCTTGGCGGATCTCTTAGTGATCCCTTCCGGCCATGAGCACTTCGACCCGCTGGCACGGGCGACGGTCATGGCGATGGTGCTCCATGTACATCACACCCATTGGAGTGAACCGGAGGCCCGGACACTTCAGGAGGTGCGCCGGCTGCTTGCGATGTCCAGAGACGACTTCGAGGAGTTTCTTGAGAGCACGCTAATGCGCTCGCCGGTCACGGCGGTGCGGAACGCTGCAGCGACCATACAGAAAGCAGCGCCGGAGGAGCTGAGTTCGATCCTGACCTCCGCCAGCCGCAACATGGGCGTCTGGGACAAGCCCAATGTAGAGGAGGTCTCCTGTACGTCGGATCTTCATCTTGAGGACCTGAAGAGCGAGGTGGTGAGCATCTATCTCACCATCCCGCCGGATGCGCTGCATACCTACTACCCGTGGCTACGGGTCATGGTCGGGCAGCTGATAGCTGCCATGACCCGCGCGCCGGCTAAGCCGGAAAACCCCGTGCTGTTTATGCTCGATGAGTTTCCGGCGCTGGGCCGCATGGCCGCGATCGAGAAAGGCATCGGCTATCTGGCCGGGTACGGTGTGTCGCTCTGGCTGGTCACGCAGGACCTGCACCAGGTTGCTACGGTCTATAAGGGTGAAGCGTGGAAGAGCATGGTGGCGAACTGCACGATCCGGCAGTGCTTCGGCGTACAGGACGCGGATACGGCGGAGCTGGTTTCTCGCATGCTCGGGACAACCACCGTGCACTCACATAGCGAAGGCTATACGAGCAATGTGGATCAGATCCTAGGGCGGCGCAACGAGAACCAGTCGGAGGCCGGGCGTGCACTTCTAACGCCTGGAGAGATCCTGACGTTAGAGGACGACGAGATGATCTTGTTCTGTAAGGGATGGCCGGTGCGAGCCGAGAAACTTGACTATCGCGAGGGACGGAGCTTTAGAGGAACATGGGATAAATGGCCAAATTAA